CGACGAAGGCCGTGTCGACGATCTGGCCCCAGTCCACGCCCGGCATGGGGTCGAGGTCGATCCGCAGTTCGTCCGGGTGATCGAGGTCTTCCGCGCGGACGGGATGCGGGTTGAGGTCGAGGCATCCGAGTCCGATCACCCACGCGAGGCCCGCGGCATCCCGGATGACGGTCTCTTCCGCCGACGTGCCCGACGCATAGTGGAGCGTCGCGGTGTCGATGAAGTCGGGCCTGCCGTCGGGCACGCGCTTCTGGAAGAACGGCTCCGCCGAGATGCCCTTCACGAACCGTTTGAGCACCATGGGCCGGCCGCCGGCGCCCCGCAGCGCCCCGTCGGCGACGGCGAGGTAGTACTCGACGAGATCGAGCTTGGTGATCCCCGCCTGCGGGAAGACGAGCTTGTCGGGGCTCGAGATGCGCACCTCGTGCCCGGCGGCCTCGACGTGGGTCTCTGTGCGTGCTGCCACGGCCACACGCTAGCCCCGGCCGATGCCGTGTTGCCACTGCCTTGACACGCGGACCGTCGCGGCGGCGTGTCGACGGACGAGCGGATACGACGAAGGGCCGCCCGGATGCCGGACGGCCCTTCGCCTATGCGACCCGCGTCAGTTGCTGCCGCGGACGATCGCGATGATGCGGAGGATCTCGATGTACAGCCAGACGACCGTGACCATGATGCCGAAGCCGCCGAGCCAGCCGAACTCGCGCGGAGCGCCGTTACGGACGCCCTGCTGGATGAGGTCGAAGTCCTGCACGAGCGAGTACGACGCGAGGAGGACGACGAACACGCCGATGATGAGACCGATCGGGATGTCGATGCCCATGATGCTCAGCTCGGCGCTGTACAGGCCGAACATGCCCTGCGTGACACCGGTCCACATGAGGACGAGGTTGATGAGGCCGAAGGCGGCGTAGCCGAGCAGCGCGACGAGGAAGATCTTGTTGGCGCGGGCCGAGGCGCGCACCTTGCCGCTCGCGAAGAGGGCGAGGACGACGCCGACGACGGCGAACGTGGCGATCGCGGCCTGGATGACGATGCCGGGCCAGAGGAGCTCGAAGTACGCGGAGATACCGCCGACGAAGAGGCCCTCGAATGCGGCGTACGCGAAGATCAGCGCGGGGCGGATCTTCTTCCGCGACGTGAACGACACGACCATCGCGAGCACGAAGCCGCCGAGCATGCCGATGATCCAGGGGAGGATCGTCACCTGAGACTCGCTGACCACCTGCGTGGGGCTGAACGCGCCGCCGAGGGTCCACACCCAGCCGACCACGGCGGTGACGAGCAGGATGGCGAACAGGCCGAGGGTCTTGGCGACGGTGTCTTCGACGGTCATGCGACCGGTCTGCACCGAGCCGGCCGGCGGTGCGGCGAACGCGCCCTCGAGCTGGGCGTTGACGGCCGCGTCGGCCGCCTGGTGGGTCGCCGACGCGTACGCGGTCTGGGCGCCGGTCTGCTGCTGTGCGGACGGCGGAGTCAGGCCGGGGCGCTGCTCCTGGAAGGCCGGGTTGTTGAATGCGAAGTTGCCGGAGGCCATGGTCTCTCTCACTCCAAATAGGTGCACAGCGCTTTGCTGTGGATTCCAGCGTATCGGACCGTGTTTCCGGCGTCTCGGGGCGGTGCTGTGAGAGCGCCATGAAGCCCCTCGCCCTGAGCGAACACGCCGCCCGTCGGGCACGCAGCGCGGTGTGCGGAACGGCCGGTTCGGCTACCTTCGCCGCTTCTCCCGCTGGCCCCGGGCTTCGATGACTTCCTTGTCCAAGCTCCCATCGCGCTGCCAGAGGGAAAGACGACGCAACGCAGAGAACACCGCACCGTATGCCGCCTAACATCTCGCGTTCGCTGACCGGCGCACGACCCGCCTCGCCCGGCAGACCGGATGGGCAGAGTAGCGGCAGAGTGACAATCTGAGTCCGCGTGCGGTTCCGCGATCGTCGGGCCCGGCTTACCGCGGCCGGGCCGACATGTCGCTCGCCAAGACGGTCCGCAATCTGAGCATCGAACCGATCCGCGGCCGCTTCTGCGTCATCGCAGGAACCTAAGCTCGTCGCGATCGCCGGGACCTCGAGCGATCGGCGCCTTGGGGAGAAGGCCGAGAAGTTCGGTGCCCTGGCGAGCATCGCCCACCACGGAAAGGTCGGTCCATGACGTCCACCCAGCATGATTGGCGCGGAGGGTTCCGCGTCGGCGCCGGGATCCCAACTCCTTGGGGTAGCGCGAACGTCTACAGCGCGACGTCGTATGCGCAGTCCCGAATCAAGAACACCGGCTCCGTCCAGTGGTGGCTCAACTGAGCGGGATGCTCCGCGTCGACCGGCTCCGGAAGTCGTTCGAGGGGCGGAAGATCTTCGATCTGACCTTCACACTGGGACCTGGCGAGTTCTGCGTCCTTCTCGGGGAGAACGGTGTCGGGAAAACAACTCTCTTCCGGTGCCTGCTTCGGCTTGAGAACTACGACGGATCGGTACATGTGGAGGGCACGCAACGACGCGACGCGTTCTTCGGCGTGCTAGATCAGCCCATGATGTACGCGGCGTGGACGGCCTCGCAGAACATCCGATATCTGCTGAACGACTCGAACGCGCACCTGCTCCCTCCTGCCGCGCGACTCCTTGAACCGTCGTGGTCACGAGCAAAGGTAGGGAGGCTGTCCACCGGTCAGAGGAAGATGGTCCTCCTTGCCGCAGCGCTTGCAAGTCGCGCGACGATCGTTCTCTTCGACGAGTTCGCCAACGGGCTAGACCAGGGGGCGCGCGCACTCTTCCGGGAGAGCGTCCGCGAGCAACTCCGAAAAGGCGAGCGGAGCTTCATCGCCACCGGGCATGATCTCCGCGCATTCGGGGATCTCCCGTCCCGTGTGCTGGCGATGCGCGACGGATCGCTCACCGACGTTACCGAGGCGTATCTCGCACGCCGCGACATGGAAGAGGTCTACGAAGCGTATGTGGCGCGAACTGATCCGTGAACTGCGCTGGTTTTCCAACAGCCGCGCCACGCTGTCGCTGCTGCTCGGAGCTGTCGCATTCGCGTCGTGGGGTGCCGTGTCCGGCATTACCTCGACGCAGGGCGCCGTCGCGACGTTTCATGCGACGCTCAGACGATATCTAGAGCGTGGCGAGGACATCGAAGCCGCGCTCTCTGCGCCTGCGACGATCAAGAACACCCACGAGGG
This genomic window from Candidatus Microbacterium phytovorans contains:
- a CDS encoding Bax inhibitor-1/YccA family protein yields the protein MASGNFAFNNPAFQEQRPGLTPPSAQQQTGAQTAYASATHQAADAAVNAQLEGAFAAPPAGSVQTGRMTVEDTVAKTLGLFAILLVTAVVGWVWTLGGAFSPTQVVSESQVTILPWIIGMLGGFVLAMVVSFTSRKKIRPALIFAYAAFEGLFVGGISAYFELLWPGIVIQAAIATFAVVGVVLALFASGKVRASARANKIFLVALLGYAAFGLINLVLMWTGVTQGMFGLYSAELSIMGIDIPIGLIIGVFVVLLASYSLVQDFDLIQQGVRNGAPREFGWLGGFGIMVTVVWLYIEILRIIAIVRGSN
- a CDS encoding ATP-binding cassette domain-containing protein — protein: MLRVDRLRKSFEGRKIFDLTFTLGPGEFCVLLGENGVGKTTLFRCLLRLENYDGSVHVEGTQRRDAFFGVLDQPMMYAAWTASQNIRYLLNDSNAHLLPPAARLLEPSWSRAKVGRLSTGQRKMVLLAAALASRATIVLFDEFANGLDQGARALFRESVREQLRKGERSFIATGHDLRAFGDLPSRVLAMRDGSLTDVTEAYLARRDMEEVYEAYVARTDP